The window GAATTTAGCCAGACTGGTGAAACCAAGACATGCAATCCGATACCTCCACCTATATGCATACTAAAACATGGGAATATCTTGAGATATTATGTATGCAAATAATTAGGATGTAATCCATTCATAACAAGACTATTCTGGTCATGCAAAAAAGTTCTAACAAATGCATCAGACAGTAAGACAATGGAGAAAACGAACTCCCAAAACAACAATAAACAATGTTTAATTGTCAAAAACAAAACATGGAAAAGATGAGCTACATATATACaatcatactttttttttcttttaccgtTCATGTGAAGCATCAAGCACTCAATAATTCAGCCAGTTCTCCTTTCTTGAGTTTGGAATACCCTTTGACCCCTCGATACCTTGCAAGATCCCTCAATTCTGAAAGTTTCAAGGAACCCAAATCAGGAGAAGCTTCGGTAGAAGATGATTCTATAGTTTCATCAGAACCAGAAGGATCCAACTGATCATCTGATGATAACTCATCTGGACCATCCAACACAACAGACTCCACAGGTGCTGATTGCACAGACTCATAATCGCcagtcttcttccttctccctcgtgaCTCGGAAGGAGCAGAGTTGATATCCTCCTCTGCTGAAAGTACAGGTTGCAACTCCATTCTAGGAACAGGAGATTTTCTACTAAAATTTGAGGCAGGCCTAGCAGAAGGAAGAGGGCCTCGTACATCAGACTCCTCTGACTTGCTATCACTAGGGCCAAAGGGATTTATATTCTGCTCATCCTCAAATGTGTTGCTTCTTTCTACTTGGTCAACAGAAAATTCCTCTCCTGGACTAGTTGTCTTCTTCTGATCCCCTGAATGCCTCCTTAATAATTTGAGAACCGAAGTGACAGTTCCCTTCTTGCTTTGACCCTGTTGTGCAGCTTcaatcttcttctcttccttgatTGCAGCCCGCTCTCGTAATTGTGCTTGAACTTTCCGGAACAGCTcaactatttctctctctctttgtccTGAAGTTGCAGTAGCCTGATATCTAGTATTAGCACTTGGAGAAAGCAATGACCCATTTTTGGAGGACATAAAATCCATTACTTCAGTGTTGTCAGACTGCTCAGACTCTTGAGATTGCTTCTTCTTGCCCCTTGAAGACCCCTTCGGTTGTCTAGAGAAATCAGGATTTCTCTTATAATTGTTATAACTAGCATTGCAAGTCACAGATGTCCTCATTGAACTAAAGGAAGGGATGGGTTTGCTACCAACGAACAGCTGCTGGCTTCTATGACATGAATACGATGACAGAATAGCTCTTCTGGGTATCCCTGGAAGCAGACAGGATTTTCCATCTTGCGACACATAACCTGCAAATCAAGAAACCCTGACATTTTTTATCCCATATTTAAAACCAATAACCAAATGGCTATTGGTTTTAGATTCTTTAAAAGCAAGTTAGCTTGTGCTGGCTTTTACTGCATATTACAAGAGAAAAAGTGTCATATAACTGATGGTTTGTAACTAAAGGACAGATAGGTTCCACAATT of the Musa acuminata AAA Group cultivar baxijiao chromosome BXJ3-2, Cavendish_Baxijiao_AAA, whole genome shotgun sequence genome contains:
- the LOC135582585 gene encoding SAP-like protein BP-73, translated to MMTIGYVSQDGKSCLLPGIPRRAILSSYSCHRSQQLFVGSKPIPSFSSMRTSVTCNASYNNYKRNPDFSRQPKGSSRGKKKQSQESEQSDNTEVMDFMSSKNGSLLSPSANTRYQATATSGQREREIVELFRKVQAQLRERAAIKEEKKIEAAQQGQSKKGTVTSVLKLLRRHSGDQKKTTSPGEEFSVDQVERSNTFEDEQNINPFGPSDSKSEESDVRGPLPSARPASNFSRKSPVPRMELQPVLSAEEDINSAPSESRGRRKKTGDYESVQSAPVESVVLDGPDELSSDDQLDPSGSDETIESSSTEASPDLGSLKLSELRDLARYRGVKGYSKLKKGELAELLSA